One genomic segment of Stigmatopora argus isolate UIUO_Sarg chromosome 1, RoL_Sarg_1.0, whole genome shotgun sequence includes these proteins:
- the LOC144077041 gene encoding uncharacterized protein LOC144077041 isoform X2, with product MSPPVRVIVVGAGCRGEIYSRYAIIHPDRVQVVGVADPRKFARTKLQQLHNIANENSYEDWHILAEQEKCADAVFICTPDTLHKEPAVAFAKKGYHVLLEKPMAELIDSGVIGDVIHIQHFEPIGFYHFAHAFVRGNWRNEAESSFSLLAKSCHDIDLIHQWAKPRRCLKVTSFGFISHFNQENKPAGASDRCLDCSVEDNCPYSASKIYLERVKKEETGWPVSVICPNSLPDIETVTEALKVGPYGRCVYECDNDVCSNQVVNMEFEGGLTAAFSMVAFTEDICKRKTTIYGSKGELSYKDDKISVYNFLTQKTTKHVANMECPANFGMTGHAQADYHLVCSFISAVTNNDPSFIVSGPEETLKSHLLVFEAERSRRESIVIHFDHSG from the exons ATGAGTCCACCTGTCCGGGTTATAGTGGTGGGAGCTGGATGTCGTGGGGAGATCTACTCCCGCTATGCCATCATCCACCCTGACCGTGTGCAG GTTGTGGGAGTAGCGGACCCCCGGAAGTTTGCCCGCACAAAGTTACAACAGCTGCACAACATTGCAAATGAAAACTCGTATGAAG ACTGGCACATTTTAGCTGAGCAAGAAAAATGTGCAGATGCTGTTTTTATCTGCACTCCAGACACCCTTCATAAG GAGCCCGCCGTGGCCTTTGCAAAGAAGGGCTACCATGTTCTCCTAGAGAAACCAATGGCC GAGCTGATAGACAGCGGCGTCATTGGTGATGTCATCCACATTCAGCACTTTGAGCCG ATTGGTTTTTATCACTTTGCACACGCCTTTGTACGTGGAAACTGGAGGAATGAAGCAGAGAGCTCTTTCTCTCTTCTGGCCAAATCTTGCCACGACATCGACCTCATCCATCAATGGGCCAAACCGCGCAG GTGTTTGAAAGTGACATCATTTGGCTTCATCAGTCACTTCAATCAAGAAAACAAG CCAGCAGGCGCTAGTGATCGCTGCCTGGACTGTTCAGTCGAGGACAACTGTCCCTACTCGGCAAGCAAAATCTACTTGGAGAGAGTGAAAAAG gaagaaaCTGGCTGGCCCGTGTCTGTCATATGCCCCAACTCTTTGCCAGACATCGAGACAGTAACTGAGGCTCTAAAGGTGGGACCGTACGGCCGCTGTGTCTACGAGTGCGACAACGACGTCTGCAGTAACCAG GTTGTGAACATGGAATTTGAAGGTGGCCTGACTGCAGCCTTCTCCATGGTGGCTTTTACTGAGGATATCTGCAAACGAAAAACAACCATCTACGGAAGTAAG GGCGAGTTGTCGTATAAAGATGACAAGATTTCCGTGTACAACTTCCTGACCCAGAAAACCACTAAACATGTGGCCAACATGGAGTGTCCCGCTAATTTTGGCATGACTGGACACGCTCAAGCTGATTACCACTTGGTATGCTCCTTCATTTCTGCTGTGACT AACAATGACCCGTCCTTCATCGTTTCTGGTCCTGAGGAGACACTGAAGAGCCATTTGCTGGTGTTTGAGGCAGAACGATCGCGACGGGAGAGCATTGTGATTCACTTTGACCACTCCGGATGA
- the LOC144077041 gene encoding putative oxidoreductase YteT isoform X1, with protein MSPPVRVIVVGAGCRGEIYSRYAIIHPDRVQVVGVADPRKFARTKLQQLHNIANENSYEDWHILAEQEKCADAVFICTPDTLHKEPAVAFAKKGYHVLLEKPMATTAEDCIEIVKACSENGVMLSVCHVLRYDPVLCKIKELIDSGVIGDVIHIQHFEPIGFYHFAHAFVRGNWRNEAESSFSLLAKSCHDIDLIHQWAKPRRCLKVTSFGFISHFNQENKPAGASDRCLDCSVEDNCPYSASKIYLERVKKEETGWPVSVICPNSLPDIETVTEALKVGPYGRCVYECDNDVCSNQVVNMEFEGGLTAAFSMVAFTEDICKRKTTIYGSKGELSYKDDKISVYNFLTQKTTKHVANMECPANFGMTGHAQADYHLVCSFISAVTNNDPSFIVSGPEETLKSHLLVFEAERSRRESIVIHFDHSG; from the exons ATGAGTCCACCTGTCCGGGTTATAGTGGTGGGAGCTGGATGTCGTGGGGAGATCTACTCCCGCTATGCCATCATCCACCCTGACCGTGTGCAG GTTGTGGGAGTAGCGGACCCCCGGAAGTTTGCCCGCACAAAGTTACAACAGCTGCACAACATTGCAAATGAAAACTCGTATGAAG ACTGGCACATTTTAGCTGAGCAAGAAAAATGTGCAGATGCTGTTTTTATCTGCACTCCAGACACCCTTCATAAG GAGCCCGCCGTGGCCTTTGCAAAGAAGGGCTACCATGTTCTCCTAGAGAAACCAATGGCC ACAACGGCTGAAGACTGCATAGAGATTGTGAAGGCTTGCTCTGAGAATGGCGTGATGCTTAGCGTGTGTCATGTTCTCCGTTACGATCCGGTCCTCTGCAAGATAAAG GAGCTGATAGACAGCGGCGTCATTGGTGATGTCATCCACATTCAGCACTTTGAGCCG ATTGGTTTTTATCACTTTGCACACGCCTTTGTACGTGGAAACTGGAGGAATGAAGCAGAGAGCTCTTTCTCTCTTCTGGCCAAATCTTGCCACGACATCGACCTCATCCATCAATGGGCCAAACCGCGCAG GTGTTTGAAAGTGACATCATTTGGCTTCATCAGTCACTTCAATCAAGAAAACAAG CCAGCAGGCGCTAGTGATCGCTGCCTGGACTGTTCAGTCGAGGACAACTGTCCCTACTCGGCAAGCAAAATCTACTTGGAGAGAGTGAAAAAG gaagaaaCTGGCTGGCCCGTGTCTGTCATATGCCCCAACTCTTTGCCAGACATCGAGACAGTAACTGAGGCTCTAAAGGTGGGACCGTACGGCCGCTGTGTCTACGAGTGCGACAACGACGTCTGCAGTAACCAG GTTGTGAACATGGAATTTGAAGGTGGCCTGACTGCAGCCTTCTCCATGGTGGCTTTTACTGAGGATATCTGCAAACGAAAAACAACCATCTACGGAAGTAAG GGCGAGTTGTCGTATAAAGATGACAAGATTTCCGTGTACAACTTCCTGACCCAGAAAACCACTAAACATGTGGCCAACATGGAGTGTCCCGCTAATTTTGGCATGACTGGACACGCTCAAGCTGATTACCACTTGGTATGCTCCTTCATTTCTGCTGTGACT AACAATGACCCGTCCTTCATCGTTTCTGGTCCTGAGGAGACACTGAAGAGCCATTTGCTGGTGTTTGAGGCAGAACGATCGCGACGGGAGAGCATTGTGATTCACTTTGACCACTCCGGATGA